Proteins found in one Seonamhaeicola sp. S2-3 genomic segment:
- a CDS encoding aspartate aminotransferase family protein, giving the protein MPLFDVYPLYNVTPVSGKGIHVYDDKGTEYLDLYGGHAVISIGHAHPNYVAAVSKQVETLGFYSNAIQNPLQRQLANKLETLSGCKDYQLFLCNSGAEANENALKLASFKTGKKRVVAFSNGFHGRTSAAVAVTDNKNIIAPINAQQAVTILPLNDVDGVKTELEKGDVCAVIVEFIQGVGGLDQGSKEFFEQVFALCKANNTMFIADEVQSGYGRSGKFFAFQHYNVTPDIISIAKGMGNGFPIGGVLIHPDIEAKYGMLGTTFGGNHLACAAGLAVLDTIEEEHLIDNVNEMSECFIEKSKDISEIKNVKGRGLMLGLEFNFEVSELRKKLIYNHHIFTGGAANKKLLRILPPLNIEKSHINQFFDALKKVL; this is encoded by the coding sequence ATGCCATTATTTGACGTTTATCCATTATATAATGTAACACCCGTTTCGGGTAAAGGTATTCATGTGTACGATGATAAAGGAACAGAATATCTAGACCTTTACGGTGGGCACGCCGTAATTTCTATTGGGCACGCGCACCCAAATTACGTAGCAGCAGTTAGCAAACAAGTTGAAACATTAGGGTTTTATTCTAATGCTATTCAAAATCCGTTACAAAGGCAGTTAGCCAATAAGTTAGAAACGCTTTCAGGTTGTAAAGATTACCAATTGTTTTTGTGTAATTCTGGTGCCGAAGCTAATGAAAATGCGCTTAAACTAGCATCTTTTAAAACAGGAAAGAAACGTGTTGTAGCTTTTAGTAATGGCTTTCACGGACGTACATCGGCGGCGGTTGCTGTAACCGATAATAAAAACATTATAGCACCAATTAACGCGCAACAAGCGGTAACCATTTTACCTTTAAATGATGTTGACGGTGTAAAAACCGAATTAGAAAAAGGTGATGTTTGTGCGGTTATTGTTGAGTTTATTCAAGGTGTAGGAGGCTTAGACCAAGGGAGTAAAGAATTTTTTGAGCAAGTTTTTGCACTTTGTAAAGCCAATAACACCATGTTTATAGCCGATGAGGTACAGTCTGGTTACGGGCGTTCGGGTAAATTCTTCGCGTTTCAGCATTATAATGTAACGCCAGATATTATTTCAATAGCTAAAGGTATGGGCAATGGTTTTCCTATTGGGGGTGTGTTAATTCATCCAGATATTGAAGCTAAATACGGTATGTTAGGTACCACTTTTGGAGGAAATCATTTGGCTTGTGCTGCAGGATTAGCAGTATTGGATACTATTGAAGAAGAACATTTAATTGATAATGTAAACGAAATGTCTGAGTGTTTTATTGAAAAATCAAAAGATATTTCTGAGATAAAGAATGTTAAAGGGCGTGGGCTAATGCTTGGTTTAGAATTTAACTTTGAAGTTAGCGAATTACGAAAAAAACTAATTTACAATCATCATATTTTCACTGGTGGCGCAGCAAACAAAAAGTTACTAAGAATTTTACCGCCTTTAAATATTGAAAAATCACATATCAATCAATTTTTTGATGCCTTAAAAAAGGTGTTATAA